CGTAGGGCCAGTCCCTCCACCTCTCTGGATAAGATTCAGTTGTTTTATATCGTTTAGAATAATATGAATTATATATAGATTAATATCGTTTGTCAACACTATTAATCTATATTTTTTTAATTTTTTTATATTATGACTCTAGTAGTTTTACGTTGATAAGGTCCTCTATGGCAGAGATAGCGTTTTCCTCATCTGGGCCATCTATTATTATTTCTATCATCTCACCTTTAGATATCCCCATAGCCATAACTCCCATTATTGACTTTGCGTTTACAGTTTTTCCTGCTTTTTTTATCATTATATCTGATAAGAATTTGTTTGCAGTCTGAACAAAGAGAGCTGCAGGTCTTGCGTGTAATCCTATTTCATTTTTTATTGTAAGTTCCTTTGTTATCATTTTTACTTTCTCCCTTCTTTTAGTTCGTTTGCAATATCTTCTATTTTTTTCAATCTATGATTAACACCTGATTTTCCAAGTGGTTTATCTAGCATTTCGCCTAGTTCCTTAAGGCTTAAATCTTCATATTCTACTCTTAGCTCTGCTATTTCCTGAAGACTTTCAGGGAGGTAGTCTATACCTACTGTATTTATGATATAGTTTATAGCTTCTATCTGTCTCATAGATGCATTTACTGTCTTAGTAAGGTTTGCAGTCTCACAATTGACAATCCTATTTACATCATTTCTCATCTGCTTCATAATCTTAACGTCCTCTAGCTGAAATAGAGCATTATGTGCTCCCATTATGTTAAGTAAATCTGATATATTATTGCTTTCTTTGATATATACTACGTAGGTGTTCTTTCTAGGTACTATTTTAGCATTAAAATCATATGTATTTAGTAAATTTCTTATGTAGGTACTTAGCTCGTCATCTACAGTAACAAATTCCATATGATAGGTTTTTTCTGGATCTGAAATCGATCCCCCACCTAGAAAAGCTCCTCTAATATATGCACGCTTTGATTTTTCATCAGAGATGAAGGATTCAGGTATGTCGCTTTGAATAGTATAATCCTTACCGTCTTTTTTTAGTATACCTATTTCTACTAATATATCATTTGCCCCTTGTTCATATGATACAAACAAGAAATATGTATTGTTCTTTTTTAAATTCTTATTTTTCTTAACCTGTATTTCTACATGAATATTAAAACACATTTTTAGCAAAGAAAAAACTTTTCTTGCAATTGCAGCATTTTCAGTAACAACCTTGAATGACAATTTATTGTAGCCCATTAGCTGCAGGCTTCCGCTCATGCGAATTAAGGCAGCTAATTCAGCAATTCTAACATTCTTATCTTCAGGAATAATCCTTGAAAGCTCGTTTTTAACTTGAGTTGAAAATGACACTTTAATCACCTGAGTTATTATATGATTTTTTGTTAATTTCATCTAATGCAACTTTTATTATTTCCTTTTCGTCATCATATTTTGCCATCTCTAACACTCTATCTATATGAATGAACTTGGCTTCTATGAAGCCCTCTTCTCTTTGAGGGACTGTATCCATACTTCTGGAATGCATCAGATACCAATATACCGTCTTATGGACTCTTTTATTTTCATCCCAATTTTCTTTATAGGTGTAATGAATTTCTCCTAGATATTTGATTATCTCAGCTTTCAATCCACTTTCTTCAAACACTTCTCTTAGGGCGGCTTCGTCTTTCTTTTCTCCAGGTTCTACTTTACCTTTAGGTAAAACCCAGTCTCCATTATATTTTTTTAGGAGAAGGATGGCGTTTCCAAAAACAATGACTCCACCAGAACTTATTTCTTCCCTCATGCTGCCCCTCACTCCTTGTAAATTTAGTCTGCAAGTTTCTTTATAATAGTATACTATATATTAGTATTTATACAAATTCAAAATAGTAATTTACATAAATAAAAATTATAAAATACTTTGATTTATTTTAGAACTATCAGTTTTTTTTGCTAAATCCATAATAACTTTCGATATTTTATCACTATCATGAATTAGTAGCTCGTTTTTTATGGTAATTAAGTCGTCTTGAATGACCTCTATCCCAAGCTCTAAAATCTGTTTTTTTTGCTTTTTATCCAGGAATAAAGGAGTTTGTCCCTCATATAAATATTTTTGCAATATATTTCCAGGGATATCCTTTTTATTAATAATTGCTTTATCGATAATTGGAAATATACTATGGTCAAGAATAGCCTTCATATGGTTATAAATACTATAGCCAGTAGTCTCCCCATATTCCGTCATTATATTGGATACATATATTTTTACAGCTTTAGATTCATATATTGCTTTAGCAACATCTGTAACCAAAAGATTTGGAATTATGCTAGTATAAAGACTTCCAGGCCCTAAAACTATAATATCTGAATTATTAATTCTATCTATTACTTCTGGAAATGCATCTACATTTGATGGTCTTAAAAGTATTTTATCAATTCTAGTGGACTGATTGATACACTCCTGAGCTATGTTAGATTCACCGTTTACTAGGTTTCCATTTGCGAGCTTTGCAACAAGGTGTATATCTTCAAGTGTCACAGGCAGAACTCTTCCTCTTACAGCCAAAATTTCAGATATTTTCGAAATAGCTAATTCAAAATCTCCATAAATTTCATTTAAGGCTGCTAAAAATAAATTACCAAAGCTTTGCCCTTTTAGGCTTCCCTCTTTGAATCTATGCTGCATAAGAGTTTCCATAGCCGGTTCAATATCAGATAGAGCTATAATGCAGTTTCTTATATCTCCCGGAGGAAGCATTCCAATTTCTTGCCTCAGCTTTCCTGAGCCACCACCATCATCAGCCATAGTTACAACTGCGGTCAAATCTATATTGTAATTTTTAAGACCTCTCAGAAGATTAGCTTGACCTGTTCCTCCACCTATTACTGTTATTTTTTTCTTCATAGACTTCACCTATTTTAGAGTATAATCTCTATGTTTTTTGAAAACTCTATACCCTTTATCCTTTAAAAAGTCATACAACAGGTTTGCAATAGTAACAGAACGGTGTCTGCCTCCAGTACAGCCAATAGCAATAACTAAATGATTTTTGCCTTCCTTGATATAATTTGGAATTAAAAACTCAATCATATCCTGAAGCTTTTCCTTAAATATTACACTTTGATTTGAGTTCATGACATAGTCTCTGATTTCCTTATCGTCACCAGTTTTCTCTTTTAAATCCTCAATATAATAAGGATTTGGCATAAATCTCACATCAAATACCAAATCAGCATCTATTGGTATACCATGCTTAAATCCAAATGAGGTAACTGAAATTATCAAATTTGTTTTTTCCTTGCCTTCTTTAAATATATTATTTATCTCATCTTTTAAATCACTTGGCTTCATATTGGTAGTGTTGATAATATAACCAGATTGTTGTTTTAGTTCCTCTAGCATTGCACGTTCTCTTTGAATACCCTGAAATATATTGTCTTCAAGTGCCAAAGGATGCTTTCTTCTAGTCATTTTATATCTTCTTACCAAGGTGTTATCATCAGCTTCTAAAAATATTATGTCAAATTTATAATCATTCTTTTCCATAAATCTAAGGCTTTCGTTCAAATCCTTAAAAAATTTATAGCCCCTGATATCTATACCTAGTGCTACCTTATCAAGAGCTCCTTGAGATGAAGAACATACCTCTACAAACTTAGGTAATAAAGCTGGTGGAAGGTTATCCACACAATAAAAGCCCATGTCTTCCATGACATTCATTGCTTCACTTTTGCCAGAACCTGATAAGCCAGTTACTATAACTATATGCATGATCTAAACCCTCCTGACATTTACAATCTTATCGATATCTACCCCAGCTGAAATTGCTCTTTCCAAAGCATTTGTAAAATCTCCTACATGGTTTGGCAGATGTGAATCCGAGCCTAAAATATATTCAACATCAATATTTTTTATTAATCTTAACTGCTCTATCGAGAGATTTTTATGATGCGAATTAATTTCCATGTAGGTTTTAGTCTCCTGAGCAGCTTTTGCTACCTCTATTATATCTACATCCCCTTTATCTCCTGGATGTGTTAAAACAAAAATATCATTGTTTCTCATCGCATTAACAAGTGCTCTTGTATTATATGCTTTTTCTAATGATTTTAAGGGTTTGAAATAATTATTAAAATGATTTCTCATTCCTCTTGTCCATCTCGTAGGCATGGAACCAAAATGGTAGCCTGCCATGACATAATCAAAATACCCTAAAATTTTATCATCTATATCAATATTTCCTCTATCATCCAAGATATTACATTCAACTCCAAGTAATATTTTGATTTGAGGATACTTTTCCTTCATTAAATCAATTTCATAGCGCATTTTCTCAAAAAGGTTATATTTAACCCCAAATCCCATGTGCTTGTATCCATGATCTGATATTCCTATGATTTCAAGCCCTTTGTCTATAGCTGATTTAACATTTTGTTCAATAGTGCCTTTACCATCACTGTATATAGTGTGTGTATGATAATCAGCTACTACTTTAAGATTATTGTTCACCTACTACCCTCACCTCTTCTTCGAGCATGACTCCAAATTTAGAAAAAACGGTCAGTTTTATAAACTCTATTAATTCTAGAATATTTTCACAGGTTGCATCTCCAGTGTTTATAACAAACCCACTATGCAAACTAGAAACAGCCGCATTTCTCATAATTATACCCTTGAGCCCTGCATCTTCAATCAATTTGCCTGCAAAATATCCTTCAGGTCTTTTAAAAGTAGAGCCTGCACTATATGCTGTAAGTGGCTGCTTAGTTGTTCTTCTTACAGTGAAATCATCTATTTTTGCTTTGATATCCTCAATATTACCTTTTTCAAGCTTAAGCTTGGCTTCTAATACCACTAAGGTTTCATCAGTCACTCTGCTTTTTCTATATCTAAAGTTCATCTCTTGATTTGTAAAAGTTTTGATATTTCCATCCATGTCCATAGCCACAACTTCTTCTACTATATTCTTCATCTCAGAATCATAAGCGCCTGCATTCATAGTCACAGCTCCACCTATGGTTCCAGGAATCCCACTTGCAAATTCAAAACCAGACAAAGACTCATTTACAATGGATTTTGACAAAGTAGAAAGAAGTATTCCGCTCTGAGCTGTTACCTCGTCACCTGAAATGCTAAAGCTACTGAAGTTTTTAGACAGCTTAATTACTACTCCTCTTATCCCTTTGTCGCTAACCAAAAGATTGCTTCCATTTCCCATAATAAATACAGGTATATTTTCTTTTTTCAGGGTTTTTATTAGATTTTGAATCTGGTCTACAGTTCTAGGGGTGACTAAAAAATCAGCGCTCCCTCCAATTTTAAACGATGTATGATTCTTCATATATTCTTTTGTTAATATATCTTGTTCACTTACTATATTTTTCAAAATATCATAGGTTTCTCTCATAATGACCTCCAAATTTATCTTTAACCTTGATATTATATCATATTATCATGCTGATGTAATCACTCTTGCTTAATGCAAAAAACACCCAAAATGGGTGTCTAGATTATAACTATATCGTCTCCAGGCTTTACCTGGCCTTCTTTTATAATCTTTGTAAATATACCTTCTCTAGGCATGATGCAGTCTCCAGTAAGGTTTTTAATTTCACATCCATGATGACATTTTTTTCCTATCTGAGTCACTTCTTGAATAGTATCACCTATCTTTAGCTGAGTTCCAACTGGCAATTCATATAAGCATATTCCCTCTGTTGTTATGTTTTCTGCAAATTTCCCAGGAGTTAAATCCTTTGCACCCATGCTTATCATCTTGTCTATGCTCTCTTGACCTAAAAGACTAACTTGTCTATGCCAATCTCCAGCATGAGCGTCTCCAACCATACCGTGATCAATCTTAAACTCTCCATGTAAAACTGGCTTTTTTATTGTCCCTTTTTTTTCGCTAATATTAACTGCTATTACTTTTGCCATATAGTTTCCTCCTTGATTTTAATTATCCTCCGATTTTAGACATTCCTCGTATTATGTATTTGCCATCATCTAAATGATGTTTTTCTGGCTTTTGTGAGATTGCCGATAGAAAGCTCTTTTCTAAAAGCTCATCATTGCAAGCTATTTTTTTTATATCTATTTCCATATCTGAATGAAGACAAGGCTTGAGCTTGCCATCAGCGGTCAATCTCAATCTATTGCAGTTACTGCAAAAATTACAGGTGATAGGTCTTATAAGCCCTAATCTATATTTATGGTTTGGAAGCTTATAATAGGCTGCTGGGGATGATTTGTCAGTATTTTCTTGCAATTCAAGTTGGGGATATCTTTTTAGCACCTCATCAGCACTGAAAAAATGTTCCTTTGCATACCGAGCTGTGCTTCCAATT
This is a stretch of genomic DNA from Acetoanaerobium sticklandii. It encodes these proteins:
- a CDS encoding HPr family phosphocarrier protein, with the protein product MITKELTIKNEIGLHARPAALFVQTANKFLSDIMIKKAGKTVNAKSIMGVMAMGISKGEMIEIIIDGPDEENAISAIEDLINVKLLES
- the whiA gene encoding DNA-binding protein WhiA — translated: MSFSTQVKNELSRIIPEDKNVRIAELAALIRMSGSLQLMGYNKLSFKVVTENAAIARKVFSLLKMCFNIHVEIQVKKNKNLKKNNTYFLFVSYEQGANDILVEIGILKKDGKDYTIQSDIPESFISDEKSKRAYIRGAFLGGGSISDPEKTYHMEFVTVDDELSTYIRNLLNTYDFNAKIVPRKNTYVVYIKESNNISDLLNIMGAHNALFQLEDVKIMKQMRNDVNRIVNCETANLTKTVNASMRQIEAINYIINTVGIDYLPESLQEIAELRVEYEDLSLKELGEMLDKPLGKSGVNHRLKKIEDIANELKEGRK
- a CDS encoding NUDIX hydrolase, with product MREEISSGGVIVFGNAILLLKKYNGDWVLPKGKVEPGEKKDEAALREVFEESGLKAEIIKYLGEIHYTYKENWDENKRVHKTVYWYLMHSRSMDTVPQREEGFIEAKFIHIDRVLEMAKYDDEKEIIKVALDEINKKSYNNSGD
- a CDS encoding gluconeogenesis factor YvcK family protein, with translation MKKKITVIGGGTGQANLLRGLKNYNIDLTAVVTMADDGGGSGKLRQEIGMLPPGDIRNCIIALSDIEPAMETLMQHRFKEGSLKGQSFGNLFLAALNEIYGDFELAISKISEILAVRGRVLPVTLEDIHLVAKLANGNLVNGESNIAQECINQSTRIDKILLRPSNVDAFPEVIDRINNSDIIVLGPGSLYTSIIPNLLVTDVAKAIYESKAVKIYVSNIMTEYGETTGYSIYNHMKAILDHSIFPIIDKAIINKKDIPGNILQKYLYEGQTPLFLDKKQKKQILELGIEVIQDDLITIKNELLIHDSDKISKVIMDLAKKTDSSKINQSIL
- the rapZ gene encoding RNase adapter RapZ; translation: MHIVIVTGLSGSGKSEAMNVMEDMGFYCVDNLPPALLPKFVEVCSSSQGALDKVALGIDIRGYKFFKDLNESLRFMEKNDYKFDIIFLEADDNTLVRRYKMTRRKHPLALEDNIFQGIQRERAMLEELKQQSGYIINTTNMKPSDLKDEINNIFKEGKEKTNLIISVTSFGFKHGIPIDADLVFDVRFMPNPYYIEDLKEKTGDDKEIRDYVMNSNQSVIFKEKLQDMIEFLIPNYIKEGKNHLVIAIGCTGGRHRSVTIANLLYDFLKDKGYRVFKKHRDYTLK
- a CDS encoding PHP domain-containing protein; protein product: MNNNLKVVADYHTHTIYSDGKGTIEQNVKSAIDKGLEIIGISDHGYKHMGFGVKYNLFEKMRYEIDLMKEKYPQIKILLGVECNILDDRGNIDIDDKILGYFDYVMAGYHFGSMPTRWTRGMRNHFNNYFKPLKSLEKAYNTRALVNAMRNNDIFVLTHPGDKGDVDIIEVAKAAQETKTYMEINSHHKNLSIEQLRLIKNIDVEYILGSDSHLPNHVGDFTNALERAISAGVDIDKIVNVRRV
- the murB gene encoding UDP-N-acetylmuramate dehydrogenase, which gives rise to MRETYDILKNIVSEQDILTKEYMKNHTSFKIGGSADFLVTPRTVDQIQNLIKTLKKENIPVFIMGNGSNLLVSDKGIRGVVIKLSKNFSSFSISGDEVTAQSGILLSTLSKSIVNESLSGFEFASGIPGTIGGAVTMNAGAYDSEMKNIVEEVVAMDMDGNIKTFTNQEMNFRYRKSRVTDETLVVLEAKLKLEKGNIEDIKAKIDDFTVRRTTKQPLTAYSAGSTFKRPEGYFAGKLIEDAGLKGIIMRNAAVSSLHSGFVINTGDATCENILELIEFIKLTVFSKFGVMLEEEVRVVGEQ
- a CDS encoding MOSC domain-containing protein — its product is MAKVIAVNISEKKGTIKKPVLHGEFKIDHGMVGDAHAGDWHRQVSLLGQESIDKMISMGAKDLTPGKFAENITTEGICLYELPVGTQLKIGDTIQEVTQIGKKCHHGCEIKNLTGDCIMPREGIFTKIIKEGQVKPGDDIVII